The Haloplanus sp. CK5-1 genome contains a region encoding:
- a CDS encoding 5,10-methylenetetrahydromethanopterin reductase, whose translation MFGIELTPEHPIDRVVDLGTTAEAAGYDTLFVSSHYNNRSPFAALSRLAAATDEVRLGPGVVNPLERHPVTLAGEVATVAEASDGRAVFGIGPGDPSTLGNLGLADDRGLRSVLEAFKVAQKLWDGERVTHDGTFEATDAGLNFDVPGPIPTYVGGEGPHMCKMAAKHADGLLFNGSHPADLRWAREQVEDGLTDRLDGLGAFDLAAYASVSVAADAEVARDVARPPVAFIAAGAAPPVLARHDLDADRAAEIGDAIGTGDFETAFDLVTPAMIDAFCIAGTVDTVADRLAAVLDHADSVVVGSPLGPDLDEAIDLAATAHARATDR comes from the coding sequence ATGTTCGGGATCGAACTCACGCCCGAGCACCCGATCGATCGGGTGGTCGACCTCGGCACGACCGCGGAGGCCGCCGGCTACGACACCCTCTTCGTCTCCAGTCACTACAACAACCGCTCGCCCTTCGCCGCCCTGTCGCGGCTCGCGGCCGCGACCGACGAAGTCCGCCTCGGCCCGGGCGTCGTCAACCCCCTCGAACGACACCCGGTGACGCTCGCTGGCGAGGTGGCGACGGTCGCCGAGGCGAGCGACGGGCGGGCTGTCTTCGGGATCGGTCCCGGGGACCCCTCGACCCTGGGGAACCTCGGGCTGGCCGACGACCGGGGGCTCCGGTCCGTGCTGGAGGCGTTCAAGGTGGCCCAGAAGCTCTGGGACGGCGAGCGCGTCACCCACGACGGCACCTTCGAGGCCACGGACGCCGGCCTCAACTTCGACGTGCCGGGGCCGATCCCGACGTACGTCGGCGGCGAGGGGCCACACATGTGCAAGATGGCCGCCAAACACGCGGACGGCCTCCTGTTCAACGGCTCGCACCCCGCGGACCTGCGGTGGGCGCGCGAACAGGTCGAGGACGGCCTGACCGACCGTCTCGACGGCCTCGGCGCGTTCGACCTCGCGGCGTACGCGAGCGTCAGCGTCGCCGCCGACGCCGAGGTCGCCCGCGACGTCGCCCGTCCGCCGGTCGCGTTTATCGCCGCCGGCGCGGCCCCGCCGGTCCTCGCGCGCCACGACCTCGACGCCGACCGCGCCGCGGAGATCGGTGACGCCATCGGCACTGGCGACTTCGAGACGGCGTTCGACCTCGTGACGCCCGCGATGATCGACGCGTTCTGTATCGCCGGAACGGTCGACACCGTGGCCGACCGACTGGCGGCGGTGCTGGACCACGCCGACAGCGTCGTCGTCGGATCACCGCTCGGACCGGACCTCGACGAGGCGATCGACCTCGCGGCGACGGCCCACGCTCGCGCGACCGACCGCTAG
- the mutL gene encoding DNA mismatch repair endonuclease MutL encodes MKRLDRETVDRIAAGEVVTRPARVVVELVENALDAGADRIEVEVWGDGTERLRVADDGRGMGTDEAVLAVERHTTSKLPDGDLESVETLGFRGEALASVADVARLTLSTNDGGPRGTRVRVDGCGVTVDSVGRGRGTTVEVRDLFHNRPARAESLAAPSTEFERISDRVATYALCRPSTAFTLDHDDRRVFATPGSGAFTDAALSVYGREVARESTTLDTATTVPVGDRETDVALRGLLAYPSVTRATADHVRVAVNGRPVSLPPIWRAVERGYGSLLPGDRHPVTALSVSLPPRAVDPNVHPTKETVALRSTDDLTDAVEAAVEDALSTADLRRSAEVAMDLDSALDPVDADAGESALADAEYLGRFDGLYLLCDAGDDLLVVDQHAAHERINYERLRAAVEEEGVPSATLDPPATLSLSPADVAAVESHAADLSRLGFDCEPFGGGTVRVRAVPAPLGRVAEPEALRETLAALRDGDDAGRRDVLLADLACHPSLKAGDALDDDEAAALVDRLGACEHPFACPHGRPTVLAIDEAHLAGGFDRHPRRG; translated from the coding sequence ATGAAACGCTTGGACCGGGAGACGGTCGACCGCATCGCGGCCGGCGAGGTGGTGACCCGACCGGCGCGGGTCGTCGTCGAACTCGTCGAGAACGCCCTCGACGCCGGTGCCGACCGGATCGAGGTCGAGGTGTGGGGCGACGGCACCGAACGGCTCCGCGTCGCCGACGACGGCCGGGGGATGGGTACCGACGAAGCGGTACTGGCGGTCGAGCGCCACACGACGAGCAAGCTTCCGGACGGCGACCTGGAATCGGTCGAGACCCTCGGGTTCCGCGGGGAGGCACTCGCCAGCGTCGCGGACGTGGCACGACTCACGCTGTCGACCAACGACGGCGGCCCCCGCGGGACGCGCGTCCGAGTCGATGGCTGCGGCGTGACCGTCGATTCCGTCGGGCGTGGCCGGGGGACGACCGTCGAGGTCCGGGACCTGTTCCACAATCGCCCGGCCCGGGCGGAGTCACTGGCCGCGCCGTCGACGGAGTTCGAGCGCATCAGCGACCGGGTCGCCACGTACGCGCTCTGTCGCCCGTCGACCGCGTTCACCCTCGACCACGACGACCGGCGGGTGTTCGCGACGCCCGGCTCCGGCGCGTTCACGGACGCCGCGCTGTCGGTCTACGGTCGGGAGGTCGCCCGCGAGAGCACGACACTCGACACCGCGACGACGGTCCCGGTCGGCGACCGCGAGACCGACGTCGCCCTCCGTGGCCTGCTCGCGTACCCTTCGGTCACGCGGGCGACGGCCGACCACGTCCGCGTCGCGGTCAACGGCCGGCCGGTTTCGCTCCCCCCGATCTGGCGGGCGGTCGAACGCGGCTACGGATCGCTCCTCCCGGGTGACCGCCACCCGGTCACGGCCCTGTCCGTTTCGCTCCCGCCCCGCGCCGTCGACCCGAACGTCCACCCGACCAAAGAGACCGTCGCGCTCCGCTCGACGGACGACCTGACCGACGCCGTCGAGGCGGCCGTCGAGGACGCCCTCTCGACGGCCGACCTCCGGCGATCGGCGGAGGTGGCGATGGACCTCGATTCGGCGCTCGACCCCGTCGACGCCGACGCCGGCGAGTCGGCGCTCGCGGACGCCGAGTACCTCGGCCGGTTCGATGGCCTCTACCTGCTCTGTGACGCCGGCGACGACCTGCTGGTGGTCGACCAACACGCCGCCCACGAGCGGATCAACTACGAGCGACTGCGGGCCGCGGTCGAGGAGGAGGGCGTGCCGTCGGCGACGCTCGACCCGCCGGCGACGCTGTCGCTGTCGCCCGCCGACGTCGCGGCCGTCGAGAGCCACGCCGCGGACCTCTCGCGGTTGGGATTCGACTGCGAACCCTTCGGCGGTGGCACCGTCCGTGTCCGGGCCGTTCCCGCACCCCTCGGCCGGGTCGCCGAACCCGAGGCGCTCCGGGAGACGCTCGCCGCCCTCCGCGACGGCGACGACGCCGGCCGGCGGGACGTCCTCCTCGCGGATCTGGCCTGTCACCCGTCGCTGAAGGCGGGCGACGCCCTCGACGACGACGAGGCCGCGGCGCTGGTCGACCGCCTCGGCGCGTGCGAACACCCCTTCGCCTGTCCGCACGGCCGGCCGACGGTCCTCGCCATCGACGAGGCCCACCTCGCGGGTGGGTTCGACCGCCACCCCCGTCGGGGCTGA
- the engB gene encoding GTP-binding protein EngB → MFEDRPDRDEVVLVGRSNVGKSTLMRELTGHQVSTGRKPGVTRQPNHFDWAPESFMFTDLPGFGFMSGVPEEQREQIKTDVVRYVEANADDILAGVLVVDGKSVIDIIDRHSGEGEVPHDVELFHFLQDVEVPTVVAVNKMDKVDDRDERLDDLCDRLGLFPPWQQWQETIAPISAKRGDIDALTDALETHFHDRKRDDLLKFL, encoded by the coding sequence ATGTTCGAGGACCGCCCGGACCGCGACGAGGTCGTCCTCGTCGGCCGGTCGAACGTCGGCAAGTCGACGCTGATGCGGGAGTTGACCGGCCACCAGGTGTCGACGGGGCGCAAACCCGGCGTCACCCGCCAGCCCAACCACTTCGACTGGGCCCCCGAGAGTTTCATGTTCACCGACCTCCCCGGCTTCGGGTTCATGTCCGGCGTCCCGGAGGAGCAACGCGAGCAGATCAAGACCGACGTGGTGCGCTACGTCGAGGCCAACGCCGACGACATCCTCGCGGGCGTCCTCGTCGTCGACGGCAAGAGCGTGATCGACATCATCGACCGCCACAGCGGCGAGGGCGAGGTTCCCCACGACGTGGAACTGTTCCACTTCCTGCAGGACGTCGAGGTGCCGACCGTCGTCGCCGTCAACAAGATGGACAAGGTCGACGACCGGGACGAGCGACTTGACGACCTCTGTGACCGGTTGGGACTGTTTCCGCCGTGGCAACAGTGGCAGGAGACGATCGCGCCCATCAGCGCGAAACGCGGCGACATCGACGCGCTGACCGACGCGCTGGAGACTCACTTCCACGACCGGAAGCGCGACGACCTGCTGAAGTTCCTGTAG
- a CDS encoding MFS transporter, with amino-acid sequence MDVWTDPRRRRWIGWAVLAASFVVFSFHRVSTSVIADELMRAFDTTGTELGVLHSSLFYIYALLQVPAGVLADRLGTRRIATAGTLLMGVGVLGFAASDGYLVAFLARATIGLGGSVIYISALRYCANWYRADEFATMTGITSAMPGIGGILATTPLAVAVAELGWRATLGAVGVVGLLAGLGIYVGVRDTPGDAGLPAIEGVDPPSETSFRAAATNARLVLGDPTTWVLGVVFLAFVGTTFTVLGIWGVPFLVDRYGITVRRASTYVLVGNLGFLFGPPAMGRLSDRLGVRAPIVAAASVCFAAGYGFVAVVGRPPLLLVGALLFAVTFVGGAGFITFTLVKERHPAAASGSATGAVNSLGFAGVAALPVVMGWLLDAFWTGEVVDGARVYTALGYRAAFAVAAAMGLVALAGSTWYWWAADGTD; translated from the coding sequence ATGGACGTGTGGACGGATCCGCGGCGGCGACGCTGGATCGGGTGGGCCGTCCTCGCGGCGAGTTTCGTCGTCTTCAGCTTCCACCGGGTGTCGACGTCGGTCATCGCGGACGAACTGATGCGCGCCTTCGACACTACGGGGACCGAACTCGGCGTCCTCCACTCCTCGCTGTTCTACATCTACGCGCTGTTGCAGGTGCCCGCGGGAGTGCTCGCCGACCGCCTCGGCACGCGCCGCATCGCCACTGCGGGGACCCTACTCATGGGCGTCGGCGTCCTCGGCTTCGCCGCCAGCGACGGCTACCTCGTCGCCTTCCTCGCGCGCGCGACGATCGGCCTCGGCGGGAGCGTCATCTACATCTCCGCGCTCCGGTACTGCGCGAACTGGTACCGGGCCGACGAGTTCGCGACGATGACCGGCATCACGTCGGCGATGCCGGGCATCGGCGGCATCCTCGCCACAACGCCGCTCGCGGTGGCCGTCGCCGAACTCGGCTGGCGGGCGACACTCGGTGCCGTCGGTGTCGTCGGGCTCCTCGCCGGTCTGGGTATCTACGTCGGCGTCCGCGACACACCCGGAGACGCCGGTCTCCCCGCCATCGAGGGCGTCGACCCGCCGTCGGAGACGTCGTTCCGGGCGGCAGCGACGAACGCCCGACTGGTGCTCGGCGACCCCACGACGTGGGTGCTCGGCGTCGTCTTCCTCGCCTTCGTCGGCACGACGTTCACCGTCCTCGGCATCTGGGGCGTCCCCTTCCTCGTCGACCGGTACGGGATCACGGTCCGCCGGGCGTCGACGTACGTCCTCGTCGGCAACCTCGGCTTTCTCTTCGGCCCGCCGGCGATGGGACGCCTCTCGGACCGACTCGGCGTCCGCGCGCCCATCGTCGCGGCCGCAAGCGTCTGTTTCGCCGCCGGCTACGGCTTCGTCGCCGTCGTCGGCCGCCCACCCCTCCTCCTCGTGGGGGCTCTCCTGTTCGCCGTGACGTTCGTCGGTGGGGCCGGCTTCATCACCTTCACGCTGGTCAAGGAGCGCCACCCCGCCGCGGCCAGCGGGTCGGCGACTGGCGCGGTCAACAGCCTCGGATTCGCCGGCGTCGCCGCCCTCCCGGTGGTGATGGGGTGGCTCCTCGACGCCTTCTGGACGGGCGAGGTCGTCGACGGCGCTCGGGTGTACACCGCCCTTGGCTACCGGGCGGCCTTCGCCGTCGCCGCGGCGATGGGGCTCGTCGCCCTCGCCGGGTCGACGTGGTACTGGTGGGCCGCGGACGGCACGGACTGA
- a CDS encoding aldo/keto reductase: MEYTTLGDTGTKVSRICLGCMSFGSSDWRDWVLDEAESRPIIERAIDLGINFFDTANMYSKGESERILGNVLADYDRDWPVVATKVYNPMDEDNPNARGLSRKAIEQELQNSLDRLGMDTIDLYQIHRWDYDTPIEGTLRALDDAVRRGQVRHLGASSMWAHRFADALHTSDRLGLDRFVTMQNHHNLVYREEEREMIPLCEREGIGTLPWSPLARGFLTRPHEEFLDTTRGEFMDDHDRMSDRVANYYAGNGDEINDRVAELAEEKGVTMAQIALSWLLHQETVDAPIVGTTSVEHLEDAVEALEIELSESDQAYLEEPYEPVPVDGHD, encoded by the coding sequence ATGGAGTACACCACTCTCGGCGACACGGGGACGAAAGTGAGTCGCATCTGTCTAGGGTGTATGAGCTTCGGGTCGAGCGACTGGCGCGACTGGGTGCTCGACGAGGCGGAGAGCCGCCCGATCATCGAGCGAGCGATCGATCTGGGGATCAACTTCTTCGACACCGCCAACATGTACTCGAAGGGAGAGTCCGAACGCATCCTCGGGAACGTCCTCGCCGACTACGACCGCGACTGGCCGGTCGTCGCGACCAAGGTGTACAATCCGATGGACGAGGACAATCCCAACGCCCGGGGACTGTCGCGGAAGGCCATCGAGCAGGAACTGCAAAACAGCCTCGACCGGCTGGGAATGGACACGATCGACCTCTATCAGATCCACCGCTGGGACTACGACACGCCGATCGAGGGGACGTTGCGCGCCCTCGACGACGCGGTGCGGCGCGGGCAGGTCCGCCACCTCGGCGCGTCGTCGATGTGGGCCCACCGGTTCGCCGACGCACTCCACACCAGCGACCGCCTGGGTCTCGATCGGTTCGTCACCATGCAGAACCACCACAACCTCGTCTACCGCGAGGAGGAACGAGAGATGATCCCACTCTGTGAGCGCGAGGGGATCGGCACGCTCCCGTGGTCGCCGCTCGCGCGTGGCTTCCTCACCCGTCCCCACGAGGAGTTCCTCGACACGACCCGCGGGGAGTTCATGGACGACCACGACCGCATGTCCGACCGAGTCGCCAACTACTACGCCGGCAACGGCGACGAGATCAACGACCGCGTCGCCGAACTCGCCGAGGAGAAGGGTGTCACGATGGCACAGATCGCGCTCTCGTGGCTCCTCCACCAGGAGACGGTGGACGCCCCCATCGTTGGCACGACGAGCGTCGAGCACCTCGAGGACGCGGTCGAGGCCCTGGAGATAGAGCTCTCGGAGAGCGACCAGGCGTACCTCGAGGAGCCGTACGAACCGGTGCCGGTCGACGGCCACGACTGA
- a CDS encoding DUF7573 domain-containing protein produces the protein MTERSLDEFVTENGGAEAEMEAAEPAEPVEPVEASAPTMRWSGAGAPCAGCGDTVTRRWRDDGSFVCADCKDW, from the coding sequence GTGACCGAGAGATCGCTCGACGAGTTCGTGACCGAGAACGGCGGGGCCGAGGCCGAAATGGAGGCCGCGGAGCCCGCGGAACCCGTGGAACCCGTGGAAGCGAGCGCCCCGACCATGCGCTGGTCGGGCGCAGGCGCCCCCTGTGCCGGCTGTGGCGACACCGTCACCCGGCGGTGGCGAGACGACGGGTCGTTCGTCTGTGCCGACTGCAAGGACTGGTAG
- a CDS encoding coenzyme F420-0:L-glutamate ligase encodes MNVFAVPGIPEVRRGDSLAALVEERVDLRPDDVVCVASTVVSKAEGRVADLSSFDPGPRARDVAARLERATGDEKDPRFAQAVLDESTDLLMDAPFLLTETQFGHVTVNSGIDRSNVPDGDLLLLPERPGESAARIESGLTADRVIVTDTCGRPFRHGQRGVAIGWAGLPAARDWRGERDREGRELGVTVQAVVDELAAAANLVAGEGAGGTPVVVVRGFDFGDHGDSDALFRDVEGDFVRQALHEWSYDAD; translated from the coding sequence ATGAACGTCTTCGCCGTCCCCGGCATCCCGGAGGTGCGCCGGGGCGACTCGCTGGCGGCGCTCGTCGAGGAGCGGGTCGACCTCCGGCCCGACGACGTGGTCTGTGTCGCGAGCACCGTCGTCTCGAAGGCCGAGGGCCGGGTCGCGGACCTGTCGTCGTTCGATCCGGGCCCACGCGCCCGCGACGTCGCCGCCCGACTGGAACGCGCCACCGGCGACGAGAAGGACCCCCGCTTCGCGCAGGCGGTCCTCGACGAGAGCACCGACCTCCTGATGGACGCCCCCTTCCTCCTGACGGAGACGCAGTTCGGACACGTTACGGTCAACTCTGGTATCGACCGTTCGAACGTCCCGGACGGCGATCTGTTGCTCCTGCCCGAGCGACCGGGCGAGAGCGCCGCGCGGATCGAATCCGGCCTCACCGCCGACCGCGTGATCGTCACGGACACCTGCGGGCGGCCGTTCCGCCACGGGCAACGCGGCGTCGCCATCGGGTGGGCGGGGCTGCCGGCCGCCCGCGACTGGCGCGGGGAGCGCGACCGGGAGGGGCGCGAACTCGGCGTGACGGTGCAGGCGGTTGTCGACGAACTCGCGGCCGCCGCCAACCTCGTCGCCGGCGAGGGCGCGGGCGGGACGCCCGTCGTCGTCGTCCGCGGGTTCGACTTCGGCGATCACGGCGACAGCGACGCCCTCTTCCGGGACGTGGAGGGCGATTTCGTCCGGCAGGCCCTGCACGAGTGGTCGTACGACGCGGACTGA
- the ddh gene encoding D-2-hydroxyacid dehydrogenase, producing MPTLDVSTLGVHESVGTVFPPAVFRDALDDAGPSVRIVGTADDLSACDALVTFTYEDRFLDADLSWIHSIQAGVDRFPFDALEERGVTLTNSTGIHGDVVGETAVGCMLAFARRLHVHRSNQERGEWQQPAWDDAFPLRRASACVVGLGTLGRGIATRASALGMDVTGVKRTPIPVDGVDRVVPPERLHDAVADARFVAVAVPLNDDTEGLIADAELAAMRDDAYLVNVARGPVVDQDALVDALEDDAIAGAALDVFETEPLPDDSPLWDREDVIVTPHAAGFTDEYYERVATIVRENLRRFAAGESATNRVV from the coding sequence ATGCCCACGCTCGATGTTTCGACGCTCGGCGTCCACGAGTCGGTCGGTACAGTGTTTCCGCCCGCGGTGTTTCGCGACGCCCTCGACGACGCCGGGCCCTCGGTTCGGATCGTCGGCACGGCCGACGACCTCTCGGCGTGTGACGCCCTCGTCACCTTCACCTACGAGGACCGGTTTCTCGACGCCGACCTCTCGTGGATCCACTCGATCCAGGCCGGCGTGGATCGCTTCCCGTTCGACGCTCTCGAGGAGCGGGGGGTGACGCTCACCAACAGCACCGGTATCCACGGCGACGTCGTCGGCGAGACGGCGGTCGGGTGCATGCTCGCCTTTGCCCGCCGACTGCACGTCCACCGGTCGAACCAGGAGCGCGGCGAGTGGCAACAGCCCGCGTGGGACGACGCCTTCCCGTTGCGCCGGGCGTCGGCATGCGTCGTCGGCCTGGGGACGCTCGGCCGCGGCATCGCGACCCGGGCGTCGGCGCTCGGAATGGACGTCACCGGCGTCAAGCGGACGCCGATCCCGGTCGACGGTGTCGACCGCGTCGTCCCGCCCGAACGACTCCACGACGCCGTCGCCGACGCCCGCTTCGTCGCCGTCGCCGTCCCGTTGAACGACGACACCGAAGGGCTGATCGCCGACGCGGAACTGGCGGCCATGCGCGACGACGCCTACCTCGTCAACGTCGCGCGCGGCCCCGTCGTCGACCAGGACGCCCTCGTCGACGCCCTGGAGGACGACGCCATCGCGGGCGCGGCACTGGACGTGTTCGAGACCGAACCCCTCCCCGACGACTCCCCGCTCTGGGACCGGGAGGACGTGATCGTCACGCCCCACGCCGCCGGCTTCACCGACGAGTACTACGAGCGCGTGGCGACCATCGTCCGGGAGAACCTGCGGCGGTTCGCGGCCGGGGAGTCGGCGACGAACCGGGTGGTGTAG
- a CDS encoding NUDIX domain-containing protein, with protein sequence MTRVVTCFLRHRVAVLLRRRGGAGRWDAVATRIDSDTTPEVAARRTVREATGRTDATLVRAGDPLTVGDRTVYPFGVAVDSRSVVADGEVTHEWVSPPEIRARATVPGLWDAYTAVAPTVETVAEDTTHGSAWLSVRALEVLRDRAAVAEDYASVAAVAEDLRTARPSMAAVVARIDRVMAAAERSPNAVRERADTVAREALDAGESAATNAAGRCGDAVVTLSRSGTVRTALELARPAVLIGESRPGGEGVDVAVELADAGLDVTLTTDTALPVELAEREVDAALVGADAVLADGSVVNKVGTRGLALAAAREGVPLWVVADTAKIRPDERAHTETADPTDVYDGDAPVTVATSVFDRTPADLVAGVVTERGVLDGDDVRSVAADHRENAAWVEHE encoded by the coding sequence GTGACCCGCGTCGTCACCTGCTTCCTCCGACACAGAGTGGCCGTCCTGCTCCGTCGCCGCGGCGGGGCCGGCCGGTGGGACGCCGTTGCGACCCGGATCGACTCGGACACGACCCCCGAGGTCGCCGCCCGCCGCACCGTCCGCGAGGCCACCGGTCGGACGGACGCGACACTCGTCCGCGCCGGCGACCCCCTGACCGTCGGTGACCGGACCGTCTACCCCTTCGGTGTCGCCGTCGACTCGCGGTCGGTCGTGGCCGACGGGGAGGTCACCCACGAGTGGGTGTCTCCCCCCGAGATCCGGGCGCGAGCGACCGTGCCGGGGTTGTGGGACGCCTACACTGCCGTCGCACCCACCGTCGAGACGGTCGCCGAGGACACCACTCACGGCTCCGCGTGGCTCTCCGTCCGCGCACTCGAAGTCCTGAGGGACCGCGCGGCCGTCGCCGAGGACTACGCGTCGGTCGCGGCCGTCGCCGAGGACCTCCGGACCGCCCGGCCGAGTATGGCCGCCGTCGTGGCCCGGATCGACCGGGTGATGGCCGCGGCCGAGCGGTCACCCAACGCGGTCCGTGAGCGGGCCGACACGGTCGCGAGGGAGGCCCTCGACGCCGGCGAGTCGGCGGCCACGAACGCGGCCGGCCGGTGTGGCGACGCGGTCGTCACGCTCTCGCGGTCGGGCACCGTCCGGACGGCCCTCGAACTGGCGCGACCGGCGGTCCTGATCGGCGAGTCCCGACCCGGCGGGGAGGGCGTCGACGTGGCCGTCGAACTGGCCGACGCCGGCCTCGACGTGACGCTGACGACGGACACAGCGCTCCCGGTGGAACTCGCCGAGCGCGAGGTCGACGCCGCCCTCGTCGGTGCGGACGCGGTGCTCGCGGACGGCAGCGTCGTCAACAAGGTCGGCACCCGTGGACTGGCGCTCGCGGCGGCCCGCGAGGGTGTCCCGCTGTGGGTCGTCGCCGACACCGCCAAGATCCGGCCGGACGAGCGCGCCCACACCGAGACGGCCGATCCGACCGACGTCTACGACGGCGACGCGCCGGTGACCGTCGCGACGTCCGTCTTCGACCGGACGCCAGCCGACCTCGTGGCCGGTGTCGTCACCGAACGCGGCGTCCTCGACGGCGACGACGTCCGATCGGTGGCCGCGGACCACCGCGAGAACGCGGCGTGGGTGGAACACGAATAA
- a CDS encoding metallophosphoesterase family protein codes for MDVAIIGDTHIPDRSTGIPDWVRERVEAADHTIHTGDFETPAVVDEVRSLADGAFTGVRGNVDVAGVDLPAVATVELGGVEFVVTHGTGDRIGYEDRVIAAVREHAGDTDTAVGVAGHTHEYTDEVHDGVRLLNPGSATGAAPATETTMLTATVRDGDIDVTRHRIGGR; via the coding sequence ATGGACGTGGCGATCATCGGCGATACGCACATTCCGGATCGATCGACCGGGATCCCGGATTGGGTTCGCGAACGGGTCGAAGCGGCCGATCACACGATCCACACCGGCGACTTCGAGACGCCGGCGGTCGTCGACGAGGTCCGCTCGCTCGCGGACGGGGCCTTCACCGGCGTCCGGGGAAACGTCGACGTCGCGGGGGTCGACCTGCCGGCCGTGGCGACCGTCGAACTGGGCGGCGTCGAGTTCGTCGTCACCCACGGCACGGGCGACCGGATTGGCTACGAGGACCGCGTGATCGCCGCGGTGCGGGAACACGCCGGCGACACAGACACCGCCGTCGGCGTCGCGGGCCACACCCACGAGTACACCGACGAGGTCCACGACGGCGTGCGACTGTTGAACCCCGGGTCGGCGACGGGGGCCGCACCAGCGACCGAGACGACGATGCTGACGGCGACGGTGCGGGACGGCGACATCGACGTGACACGCCACCGGATCGGCGGCCGGTAG
- a CDS encoding MFS transporter, translated as MATSGGWDLLGATTAAFFVTMVARLAPSPLVPDVIAALGVSTGTVGLALTGMWAAYALFQFPGGIVTDRYGSRRVILFAMGSIAVTSVGLAVSPGIGGFALAAVTLGASAGLYFTAGTSLLTRRFENTGRALGVHEVGASAAGLLAPVASTAVATRLGWRAGLLVPAAIAPVVLVAFAWRVPRSSPSPDADATGVIGLGQLFAMLRRPAVAFTTLLAMVAFFTWQSFASFFPTFLVEFVGLSTGRASLVFGAIFALTLGVAPALGWVSDATGRDPALVVSLLAGAVGYLTFLFGGDGVLTVGVGAVLVGVGISWPGVLNSRFMDHLEADERGTGFGLVRTAVLLVSSLGSVVTGTLAGRVGWLAAYGLVAGLLAALVVLVAGTRTLGVDV; from the coding sequence ATGGCTACCTCCGGTGGCTGGGACCTCCTCGGCGCGACGACCGCCGCCTTCTTCGTCACGATGGTCGCCCGACTCGCGCCGAGTCCGCTCGTCCCCGACGTGATCGCGGCCCTCGGCGTCTCGACGGGAACGGTCGGACTGGCGCTCACGGGCATGTGGGCGGCCTACGCACTCTTCCAGTTTCCCGGCGGGATCGTCACCGATCGCTACGGGAGCCGCCGGGTGATCCTGTTCGCGATGGGGAGCATCGCGGTCACGAGCGTCGGCCTCGCGGTCTCTCCCGGCATCGGCGGCTTCGCGCTCGCGGCCGTCACGCTGGGGGCGTCCGCCGGGCTGTACTTCACCGCTGGCACATCCCTCCTCACCCGCCGGTTCGAGAACACCGGCCGCGCGCTCGGCGTCCACGAGGTGGGTGCGTCGGCGGCCGGATTGCTCGCCCCCGTCGCGAGCACCGCCGTCGCGACCCGCCTCGGCTGGCGGGCGGGGCTGCTCGTCCCCGCCGCCATCGCACCCGTCGTCCTCGTGGCCTTCGCGTGGCGGGTGCCGCGGTCGTCGCCGTCCCCCGACGCCGACGCGACGGGGGTGATCGGCCTCGGGCAGTTGTTCGCCATGCTCCGCCGCCCGGCCGTCGCCTTCACCACTCTCCTCGCCATGGTCGCCTTCTTCACCTGGCAGTCCTTCGCCTCCTTCTTTCCGACCTTCCTCGTCGAGTTCGTCGGCCTCTCGACCGGTCGAGCCAGCCTCGTCTTCGGGGCCATCTTCGCGCTCACGCTCGGCGTCGCACCGGCGCTCGGGTGGGTGTCGGACGCGACCGGTCGCGACCCGGCGCTCGTCGTGTCGCTGCTCGCGGGCGCCGTCGGCTACCTCACCTTCCTCTTCGGCGGCGACGGGGTTCTCACGGTCGGGGTCGGCGCCGTTCTCGTGGGGGTCGGCATCTCCTGGCCGGGCGTTCTCAACTCGCGGTTCATGGACCACCTCGAGGCCGACGAACGCGGCACGGGCTTTGGCCTCGTCCGGACGGCCGTCCTGCTCGTCAGTTCGCTCGGGAGCGTCGTGACCGGGACGCTCGCCGGACGCGTCGGCTGGCTCGCAGCCTACGGCCTCGTCGCCGGACTGCTCGCCGCCCTCGTCGTCCTCGTCGCCGGCACCCGGACGCTCGGCGTCGACGTCTGA